The following are from one region of the Stigmatella ashevillena genome:
- the araH gene encoding L-arabinose ABC transporter permease AraH, with translation MDRLKRAVLGEQGLVILFLLALGIVCVTVPSFMTQRNILGLLQSVVTIGIVACTMMLCLASRDFDLSVGSTVAFAGMVAVMVSNSTENLLLGILAALLAGVVVGAINGVVIAKLRINALITTLATMQIVRGSALIASDGRAVGVDDPAYFDIAMSAPLGIPLPVLVMVLCFALFGFVLNRTVFGRNTLAIGGNPDASRLAGVNVGAIRIWIFTLQGLLCAVAGILLSSRITSGQPNAAQGLELSVISACVLGGVSLAGGRAAISGVLVGVLIMGIAENVMNLMNIQAFYQYVVRGVILLLAVLLDNLRTRATGRRL, from the coding sequence ATGGATCGCTTGAAAAGGGCCGTGCTCGGAGAGCAGGGGCTCGTCATCCTGTTCCTGCTGGCCCTGGGCATCGTCTGCGTCACGGTTCCCAGCTTCATGACGCAGCGGAACATCCTGGGCCTGCTTCAATCCGTCGTCACCATCGGCATCGTCGCCTGCACGATGATGCTCTGCCTGGCCTCGCGGGACTTTGATCTGTCCGTGGGCTCGACGGTGGCCTTCGCCGGCATGGTCGCGGTGATGGTGTCCAACAGCACCGAGAACCTCTTGCTCGGCATCCTGGCCGCGCTGCTGGCGGGCGTGGTGGTGGGCGCCATCAACGGCGTGGTGATTGCCAAGCTCCGGATCAACGCGCTCATCACGACGCTGGCCACGATGCAGATTGTCCGCGGCTCGGCGCTGATCGCCTCCGACGGACGCGCGGTGGGGGTGGATGATCCGGCCTACTTCGACATCGCGATGAGCGCCCCGCTGGGGATTCCCCTGCCGGTGCTCGTCATGGTGCTCTGCTTCGCGCTCTTCGGCTTCGTGCTGAACCGCACGGTGTTCGGGCGCAACACCCTGGCCATCGGCGGCAACCCGGATGCCTCGCGCCTGGCAGGCGTCAACGTGGGGGCCATCCGGATCTGGATCTTTACCCTCCAGGGATTGCTCTGCGCGGTGGCCGGCATCCTGCTGTCCTCGCGCATCACCAGCGGCCAGCCGAATGCTGCTCAGGGACTCGAGCTGTCGGTCATCTCCGCCTGTGTCCTGGGTGGTGTGTCCCTGGCGGGAGGGCGGGCCGCGATCTCAGGCGTGCTGGTGGGGGTGCTCATCATGGGCATCGCCGAGAACGTGATGAACCTGATGAACATCCAGGCCTTCTACCAGTACGTGGTGCGCGGGGTGATTCTCCTGCTCGCCGTGCTGCTCGACAACCTGCGCACACGCGCGACGGGTCGGCGGCTCTAA
- a CDS encoding TlyA family RNA methyltransferase produces MKLRKERLDILVVERGLAESRTKAQALILAGQVVVGDQRVDKPGALVPVEAEMRLKGEVLPYVSRGGLKLKAAMDRFGLEVRGKVGADIGASTGGFTDCLLQEGALRVHAIDVGYGQLHEKLRTDARVRSRERVNARYLTAEDLPEKAGVIVIDVSFISLTQVLPSVVPFLEAGGLLVALVKPQFEVGRENIGKGGVVRDEAARQAAIDAVAAFVRDQGLAVRGVMDCPVPGPAGNVEALLVAEAP; encoded by the coding sequence ATGAAGCTTCGGAAGGAGCGCCTGGACATTCTGGTGGTGGAGCGGGGCCTGGCCGAGTCCCGGACGAAAGCGCAGGCGCTCATCCTCGCCGGTCAGGTGGTGGTGGGCGATCAGCGGGTGGACAAGCCCGGGGCCCTGGTGCCCGTGGAAGCAGAGATGCGCCTCAAGGGCGAGGTCCTTCCCTATGTGTCGCGCGGCGGCCTCAAGCTCAAGGCGGCCATGGATCGCTTCGGGCTGGAGGTGCGGGGCAAGGTGGGCGCGGACATCGGCGCCAGCACGGGGGGCTTTACCGACTGCCTCTTGCAGGAAGGGGCCCTGCGCGTGCACGCCATCGATGTGGGGTATGGCCAGCTCCACGAGAAGCTCAGGACCGATGCGCGGGTGCGCTCGCGGGAGCGGGTCAACGCGCGCTACCTCACCGCCGAGGATCTGCCCGAGAAGGCCGGTGTCATCGTCATCGACGTGAGCTTCATCTCCCTCACCCAGGTGCTTCCCTCCGTGGTGCCGTTCCTGGAGGCGGGCGGGCTGCTGGTGGCCCTGGTGAAGCCGCAGTTCGAGGTGGGGCGGGAGAACATTGGCAAGGGGGGCGTGGTGCGGGATGAGGCGGCCCGTCAGGCGGCCATTGATGCGGTGGCGGCTTTTGTCCGGGATCAGGGGCTCGCGGTGCGAGGCGTGATGGACTGTCCCGTGCCCGGGCCCGCCGGCAACGTGGAGGCGCTCCTCGTCGCCGAGGCGCCATAG
- the araG gene encoding L-arabinose ABC transporter ATP-binding protein AraG produces the protein MAPFLEFTNITKSFPGVRALKELSFSVPAGRVIGLLGENGAGKSTLIKILGGDYTPETGELRIGGKAHRFASTRDSIAAGVTVVHQELQLVPELTVAENLMLGRFPSRFGVVRFKELFAKVGAVLREAGIDVNPQAKVAELSLGTRQMVEIAKAAIFDASVIALDEPTSSLSAHESEVLFRLVDRLRAAGKVILYVSHRLDEIFRLCDGCVVLRDGRLVAQHDTLQGLTREVLVREMVGREIQDIWGWRARTPGAVRLSVSGLEGSRLTAPSGFEVRAGEILGFFGLVGAGRSELARLLYGADKRHAGELRIDGVPVHIHHPRQAVRAGLVLCPEDRKADGILQGQSVEENIAISSRRHFSPFGILNTRREGEMAESFIQRLGVRTPSRKQAIENLSGGNQQKVILSRWLSEQGIKIFIVDEPTRGIDVGAKSEIYDVLYGLAEQGIALIVISSELPEVMGISDRIAVMCGGRIAAEFQRPDFAEEKILAAALPDRTAA, from the coding sequence ATGGCGCCGTTTCTCGAGTTCACGAACATCACCAAGAGCTTTCCCGGCGTCCGGGCCCTCAAGGAGCTGAGCTTCTCGGTCCCCGCGGGGCGGGTCATTGGGCTGCTGGGTGAGAACGGCGCGGGCAAGTCCACGCTCATCAAGATCCTCGGGGGGGATTACACCCCCGAGACGGGCGAGCTGCGCATCGGCGGAAAAGCGCATCGCTTTGCCTCGACGCGCGATTCCATCGCCGCCGGGGTGACCGTCGTTCATCAGGAGCTTCAGCTCGTGCCGGAGCTGACGGTGGCCGAGAACCTCATGCTGGGTCGCTTTCCCTCCCGGTTCGGGGTCGTCCGCTTCAAGGAGCTGTTCGCCAAGGTCGGTGCGGTGCTGCGGGAGGCCGGCATCGACGTGAATCCCCAGGCCAAGGTCGCCGAGCTGTCACTGGGCACCCGGCAGATGGTGGAGATCGCCAAGGCCGCCATCTTCGACGCCTCGGTCATCGCCCTGGACGAGCCCACCTCGTCTCTGTCTGCCCATGAGAGCGAAGTCCTCTTCCGGCTGGTGGACCGGCTGCGCGCGGCCGGCAAGGTCATCCTGTATGTCTCCCACCGGTTGGATGAGATCTTCCGCCTGTGTGATGGCTGCGTCGTGCTGCGGGATGGCCGGTTGGTGGCCCAGCACGACACCTTGCAGGGGCTGACGCGCGAGGTGCTGGTGCGGGAGATGGTGGGCCGGGAGATCCAGGATATCTGGGGCTGGAGGGCCCGCACGCCCGGCGCGGTGCGCCTCTCCGTCTCGGGACTGGAGGGCTCGCGCCTGACGGCCCCCTCGGGGTTCGAGGTTCGCGCGGGGGAGATCCTCGGCTTCTTCGGGCTGGTGGGCGCCGGCCGCAGCGAGCTGGCGCGGCTCCTGTATGGGGCTGACAAACGCCACGCGGGCGAGCTGCGCATCGATGGGGTTCCGGTTCACATTCATCATCCCCGGCAGGCGGTGCGCGCGGGCCTCGTGCTGTGTCCCGAGGACCGCAAGGCCGATGGCATTCTTCAGGGCCAGTCGGTGGAGGAGAACATCGCCATCTCCTCGCGCCGCCACTTCTCGCCCTTCGGCATCCTGAACACCCGGCGGGAAGGCGAGATGGCCGAGTCCTTCATCCAGCGGTTGGGGGTGCGGACCCCGTCGCGCAAGCAAGCCATCGAGAACCTGTCGGGCGGCAACCAGCAGAAGGTCATCTTGTCCCGCTGGCTGTCCGAGCAGGGCATCAAGATCTTCATCGTCGACGAGCCCACGCGTGGTATCGACGTTGGCGCCAAGAGCGAGATCTACGATGTGCTCTACGGGTTGGCCGAGCAGGGCATTGCGCTCATTGTCATCTCCAGTGAGCTGCCCGAGGTCATGGGCATCAGCGACCGCATCGCGGTGATGTGCGGCGGCCGCATCGCCGCGGAGTTTCAACGGCCTGACTTCGCCGAGGAGAAGATCCTGGCCGCGGCGCTGCCGGACCGGACGGCGGCTTGA
- the tnpC gene encoding IS66 family transposase, giving the protein MSPGDARDVRIAELEAQVAQRDERIAQLMALVSALTQRVAELEQRLAQNSSNSSRPPSSDAPGSPRPGKKLTGKRPGGQPGHKKHERRLVPSEAVQHFVELVPTQCKSCRRKLVGRDAKPQRHQVVEVPPLSAVITEYRSHALECSACGTVTRQPVPAHARSAFGDRLGALASLLVGKYRLSKRLVKDALSDMLGVELCVGSVVNLEEEMADALAPGVAQAAQCVQSATTVHADETGWVEGREGGRGKRAWLWMVATARVALFHIATSRGGKVARTLLGEDFTGFLVTDRWSGYAWYDAGLRQVCWAHLTRDFQGFIDRGGKGGRLGKKLMRQRNRFFTWYHRARDGTMTRQEFEKRMPEVEREVGRLLRRAAVGAEKKTAGMAREILQWEKCLWTFVDVPGLEPTNNFGERCLRHAVMYRKTSFGTQGPQGSRFVERILTAVTTLKLQQRGVLNFLTDTLHTHRRGLQTPSLLPVAETPQLANAA; this is encoded by the coding sequence GTGAGCCCAGGAGATGCCAGAGATGTCCGAATCGCGGAGCTGGAAGCGCAGGTGGCGCAGAGGGACGAGCGCATTGCGCAGCTGATGGCGCTGGTGAGTGCGCTCACCCAAAGGGTGGCGGAACTGGAGCAGCGGCTGGCCCAGAACTCCAGCAACTCCTCGCGTCCCCCCTCATCTGATGCGCCTGGCAGCCCGCGCCCCGGGAAGAAGCTCACCGGGAAGAGACCCGGCGGCCAGCCCGGACACAAGAAGCATGAGCGAAGGCTGGTGCCGTCCGAGGCCGTGCAGCACTTCGTCGAGTTGGTTCCCACGCAGTGCAAGAGCTGTCGCAGAAAGCTGGTAGGGCGGGACGCAAAGCCGCAGCGGCATCAAGTGGTGGAGGTGCCGCCCCTGTCAGCCGTCATCACCGAGTACCGCAGCCACGCGTTGGAGTGCAGCGCGTGCGGTACGGTGACGCGACAGCCGGTGCCTGCGCATGCGCGCAGCGCCTTCGGGGACAGGTTGGGTGCCCTGGCCAGCCTCCTTGTGGGCAAGTACCGGCTGTCCAAGCGGCTGGTGAAGGACGCGCTGTCAGACATGCTGGGTGTCGAATTGTGTGTGGGCAGTGTGGTGAACCTCGAAGAGGAGATGGCCGATGCGCTGGCGCCTGGGGTGGCTCAAGCCGCTCAGTGCGTGCAGTCAGCCACCACGGTGCATGCGGATGAAACCGGATGGGTGGAGGGACGCGAGGGCGGCCGAGGCAAGCGCGCTTGGCTGTGGATGGTGGCCACCGCGCGGGTGGCCCTCTTCCATATCGCCACGAGTCGAGGCGGCAAGGTAGCGCGTACCCTGCTGGGAGAGGACTTCACCGGCTTCCTCGTCACCGACAGGTGGAGCGGCTACGCGTGGTACGACGCGGGCCTGCGGCAAGTGTGCTGGGCGCACCTCACCCGAGACTTCCAGGGCTTCATTGACCGCGGCGGTAAGGGCGGCCGCCTGGGCAAGAAGTTGATGCGCCAGAGAAACCGCTTCTTCACTTGGTACCACCGCGCGCGAGATGGGACCATGACTCGCCAAGAGTTCGAGAAGAGAATGCCCGAGGTAGAGCGCGAAGTGGGGCGACTGCTGCGCCGCGCCGCAGTGGGCGCGGAGAAGAAGACGGCAGGGATGGCCCGGGAGATTCTCCAGTGGGAAAAGTGTCTGTGGACGTTTGTCGACGTGCCGGGCCTGGAGCCAACCAATAATTTCGGCGAGAGGTGCCTCCGTCACGCCGTCATGTATAGGAAGACTTCCTTTGGCACTCAAGGCCCTCAGGGCAGTCGCTTCGTGGAACGGATCCTTACCGCTGTCACCACCCTCAAGCTCCAACAGCGCGGCGTGCTAAACTTCCTGACGGATACGTTACACACGCACCGACGCGGCCTTCAGACACCCTCGCTGCTGCCCGTTGCGGAGACTCCTCAGCTTGCCAACGCTGCCTGA
- a CDS encoding polyprenyl synthetase family protein: protein MSTFHLESFLATQQARVEALLKSRADRLEPSGTPPRLAEAMRYSLLAGGKRVRPVLCLTFADTTSQQSTSLAPVEDAACAVEYIHTYSLVHDDLPSMDNDDLRRGRPTNHKVYGEGMALLAGDALLTEAFALVGSGPEPVRGLLCGELARAAGAAGMVGGQVLDVAEDRPAHLDYLLRLHRMKTGALLRVACRMGVLGAGGNAETLARATTYGEAIGLAFQIADDILDVTATAEDMGKPVGADSAAGRFTFPAVVGLEASRKLAADKVAEAVAAVEPLEGAGGPLAALARYVVERRS, encoded by the coding sequence ATGAGCACCTTTCACTTGGAGTCCTTTCTGGCCACCCAGCAGGCGCGCGTGGAGGCCCTGCTGAAGTCGCGCGCGGACCGGCTGGAGCCCTCGGGGACGCCTCCGCGCCTGGCGGAGGCCATGCGCTACTCGTTGCTGGCAGGTGGAAAGCGGGTGCGGCCGGTGTTGTGCCTGACGTTCGCGGACACCACCTCCCAGCAGAGCACGTCGTTGGCCCCGGTCGAGGATGCCGCGTGCGCGGTGGAGTACATCCACACCTACTCGTTGGTGCATGACGACCTGCCGTCCATGGACAACGACGATCTGCGCCGGGGCCGGCCCACCAACCACAAAGTGTATGGCGAGGGCATGGCGCTGCTTGCCGGGGACGCGCTCCTCACGGAAGCCTTCGCGCTGGTGGGCTCGGGGCCCGAACCGGTCCGTGGCCTGCTGTGTGGCGAGCTGGCCCGGGCCGCGGGAGCAGCAGGCATGGTGGGGGGGCAGGTGCTGGATGTCGCCGAGGACCGGCCAGCCCACCTGGACTATCTCCTGCGTTTGCACCGGATGAAGACCGGGGCGCTGCTGCGTGTCGCGTGCCGCATGGGCGTGCTGGGCGCTGGGGGCAACGCGGAGACGCTGGCCCGGGCGACCACGTATGGCGAGGCCATCGGTCTGGCCTTTCAGATCGCCGATGACATCCTGGATGTGACGGCGACCGCCGAGGACATGGGCAAGCCCGTGGGAGCGGACTCGGCGGCCGGCCGCTTCACCTTCCCGGCGGTGGTGGGGCTGGAGGCTTCCCGGAAGCTGGCTGCGGACAAGGTGGCGGAGGCGGTGGCCGCCGTGGAACCCCTGGAAGGGGCGGGCGGCCCGCTGGCGGCGCTCGCCCGCTACGTGGTGGAGCGGAGGTCGTGA
- a CDS encoding arabinose ABC transporter substrate-binding protein: MRFVKKLFMACAMSVLMASTASSAADVKIGFVVKQPEEPWFQDEWKFADIAAKEKGFTLVKIGAEDGEKALSAIDNLGAQGAQGVVICTPDVKLGPGLVARATANQLKLMTVDDRLVNSKGKPLENVPHMGISATKIGEAVGQAIVDQIKARGWNLKEVGAIRVSYDQLPTAKDRVEGAISVLKQNGFVASNIFDAPQSKTDTEAALNAATVVLNKNASIKKWVAFGLNDEAVLGAVRASEAAGLKATDVIAVGIGGSDAAINEFKKPAPTGFYGSVIISPKRHGYETALNMYNWITSNKEPEKLILTSGKLATRESYQAVRKELGLQ; this comes from the coding sequence ATGCGCTTCGTGAAAAAGCTGTTCATGGCTTGTGCCATGTCTGTGCTCATGGCGTCGACTGCGTCCTCTGCTGCCGATGTCAAGATTGGCTTCGTCGTCAAACAGCCCGAGGAGCCCTGGTTCCAGGATGAATGGAAGTTTGCGGACATCGCGGCCAAGGAGAAGGGCTTTACCCTGGTCAAGATTGGCGCTGAGGACGGCGAGAAAGCATTGTCAGCCATCGACAACCTGGGTGCCCAAGGCGCTCAAGGCGTGGTGATTTGCACCCCAGACGTCAAGCTGGGGCCGGGGTTGGTGGCGCGTGCCACCGCCAACCAGCTCAAGCTCATGACGGTGGATGACCGGCTGGTGAACAGCAAGGGCAAGCCGCTCGAGAACGTGCCGCACATGGGCATCTCGGCCACCAAGATTGGCGAGGCCGTGGGGCAAGCCATCGTGGATCAGATCAAAGCCCGTGGCTGGAACCTGAAGGAGGTGGGGGCCATCCGCGTGTCCTATGATCAACTTCCCACCGCCAAGGACCGCGTCGAGGGAGCCATCTCCGTGCTGAAGCAGAATGGCTTCGTGGCGTCGAATATCTTCGATGCGCCCCAGAGCAAGACCGACACGGAAGCGGCATTGAATGCAGCCACCGTGGTTCTCAACAAGAATGCCAGCATCAAGAAGTGGGTGGCGTTTGGTCTCAATGACGAGGCGGTGCTCGGTGCCGTCCGGGCGTCCGAGGCGGCGGGGCTGAAGGCCACGGACGTGATCGCCGTGGGCATCGGCGGCTCGGATGCGGCCATCAATGAGTTCAAGAAGCCCGCCCCGACGGGGTTCTACGGCAGTGTCATCATCTCGCCGAAGCGCCATGGGTATGAGACGGCGCTCAACATGTACAACTGGATCACGTCGAACAAGGAGCCGGAGAAGCTCATCCTCACCTCCGGCAAGCTGGCGACGCGTGAGTCCTACCAAGCGGTGCGCAAGGAACTCGGCCTCCAGTAA
- a CDS encoding response regulator, giving the protein MEKPRIIIVDDDRDTRELLALALESENFEVSSAANGLRLISSLQLRRPHLILLDVNMSWIDGFELCKAVKKNESFRDIPVIFISGRGEPEDRRRGMDAGAADYFVKPLDLNKLINRIRALIPVSESEEGERS; this is encoded by the coding sequence ATGGAGAAGCCCAGAATCATCATCGTTGATGACGATCGCGATACACGAGAGCTGCTCGCGTTGGCCCTCGAGAGCGAAAACTTCGAGGTGTCGAGCGCGGCCAACGGGCTGCGGTTGATCTCCTCGCTGCAACTGCGGCGCCCGCACCTCATCCTCCTGGACGTGAACATGTCCTGGATCGATGGTTTCGAGCTGTGCAAGGCCGTGAAGAAGAATGAGAGCTTCCGCGACATCCCCGTCATCTTCATCAGCGGCCGAGGCGAGCCGGAGGACCGGCGCCGCGGGATGGACGCGGGGGCCGCTGACTACTTCGTCAAACCCTTGGATCTCAACAAGCTCATCAACCGCATCCGTGCGTTGATACCTGTGTCGGAGTCCGAGGAAGGGGAACGTTCATGA
- a CDS encoding 1-deoxy-D-xylulose-5-phosphate synthase → MTGLLPRIHSPADVRSLPESELPRLCEELREEIITVCGRVGGHLGASLGAVELVVALHRVFHSPQDSILFDVGHQAYAHKLLTGRRERMGTLRQAGGIAPFLDPRESPLDALAAGHSCTAVSAGLGMLEGKRLMGRTGHVVAVLGDGALTGGLSFEGLNNAGGSHLPLVVLLNDNQMSISANVGAIPALLRTREARAFFEGLGFTYLGPVDGHDLGALLKALREARNSSRPVVVHAMTQKGRGFPPAEADVQTRGHAMGPYEWRDGKLVRSRGGQRTFSEAFAAALDDAMAVDPRVVVVTPAMLEGSALVDLKARYPDRVHDVGIAEQHAVTFCAGLAAAGARPVCVIYSTFLQRAFDQVVHDVCLPGLPVLFAVDRAGLVGADGATHQGTYDLSSLRALPGLALMAPVVGEDLAPLLAAALAAPGPSAIRFPRGTLPGMPPELHAAGTSPVQGARWLLRAAAPRLTLVALGPLALAALEAARAEPGWSVLDPRWVSPLDEPALLEAAACGHVVVVEEGTTRGGLGSAVLELYAAQGCSPRVRLMGMPDAFIPHGDARAQRAELGLDAAGMRRAGRALLEMGR, encoded by the coding sequence GTGACGGGGCTCCTCCCGCGAATTCACTCGCCCGCGGACGTCCGGAGTCTTCCCGAGTCCGAACTGCCGCGGCTGTGCGAGGAGCTCCGGGAGGAGATCATCACCGTGTGTGGCCGGGTGGGCGGCCACCTGGGGGCCTCGTTGGGGGCCGTGGAGCTGGTGGTGGCGCTTCACCGCGTCTTCCACTCCCCGCAGGATTCCATCCTCTTCGATGTGGGGCACCAGGCCTACGCGCACAAACTGCTCACGGGCAGGCGCGAGCGCATGGGCACGCTCCGGCAGGCCGGGGGCATCGCGCCCTTTCTGGATCCGCGCGAGAGCCCATTGGATGCGCTCGCCGCGGGCCATTCCTGCACCGCCGTCTCGGCTGGGCTGGGAATGCTCGAGGGCAAGCGCCTGATGGGCCGGACTGGGCACGTGGTGGCCGTGCTGGGCGATGGCGCGCTCACCGGAGGACTCTCCTTCGAGGGCCTCAACAACGCGGGCGGTTCGCACCTGCCCCTGGTGGTGCTGCTCAACGACAACCAGATGTCCATTTCGGCCAACGTGGGGGCCATTCCCGCGCTGCTGCGGACCCGGGAGGCCCGGGCCTTCTTCGAGGGCCTGGGCTTCACCTATCTGGGGCCCGTGGACGGACACGACCTGGGGGCGCTGCTGAAGGCGCTGCGCGAGGCGCGCAACTCCTCGCGGCCGGTGGTGGTGCACGCGATGACCCAGAAGGGGCGTGGTTTTCCTCCCGCGGAGGCGGACGTGCAGACGCGCGGCCACGCCATGGGCCCCTACGAGTGGCGGGATGGAAAGCTGGTGCGCTCGCGCGGAGGCCAGCGCACCTTCAGCGAGGCTTTTGCCGCCGCCCTCGACGATGCGATGGCGGTGGACCCTCGCGTGGTGGTGGTGACGCCCGCCATGCTGGAGGGCTCCGCGCTGGTGGACTTGAAGGCCCGTTACCCGGACCGTGTGCACGATGTGGGGATCGCCGAGCAGCACGCCGTCACCTTCTGCGCGGGGCTGGCCGCTGCGGGGGCCCGGCCTGTGTGCGTCATCTACTCCACCTTCCTGCAGCGCGCGTTCGACCAGGTGGTCCACGACGTGTGCCTGCCGGGGCTCCCCGTTCTCTTCGCGGTGGACCGCGCGGGACTGGTGGGAGCGGATGGAGCCACGCACCAGGGGACGTATGATCTCTCCTCCCTCCGGGCGTTGCCCGGGTTGGCCTTGATGGCGCCCGTGGTGGGCGAGGACTTGGCACCCCTGCTGGCCGCCGCGCTCGCGGCCCCAGGCCCCAGTGCCATCCGCTTCCCCCGGGGCACCCTGCCAGGGATGCCTCCCGAACTGCACGCCGCCGGGACGAGCCCCGTCCAGGGCGCCCGCTGGTTGCTCCGGGCCGCGGCGCCGCGGCTCACCCTGGTGGCGCTGGGGCCGTTGGCCCTGGCCGCGCTGGAGGCCGCTCGCGCCGAGCCCGGCTGGAGCGTGTTGGATCCGCGATGGGTGAGCCCTTTGGATGAGCCTGCCCTGCTGGAAGCCGCGGCGTGTGGGCATGTGGTGGTGGTGGAAGAGGGGACGACGCGCGGCGGTCTGGGAAGCGCGGTGCTGGAGCTCTATGCCGCGCAGGGATGCTCCCCGCGCGTCCGGCTGATGGGCATGCCCGATGCCTTCATTCCGCACGGAGATGCGCGGGCACAGCGCGCGGAGCTGGGGCTGGACGCCGCGGGCATGCGGCGTGCCGGGAGGGCCCTGCTGGAGATGGGACGATGA